Below is a window of Oscillospiraceae bacterium DNA.
GCAAGAACCAAGCCCGATTTCACGCGCTCCGAGAGTGATCGCATATGCGTAAATTCCCGTATCAATGTCATACGGAGCTTTTCTTATCGATGTGTCGTTACATAAAAGAATATACGCCGTAGGTTCGTTTCCGGAAAAGGGCGGTTTGTTTGACGTAAAATATCCTGCCCATTTAATATGCGGAAATATCGCTGTACAACCTTCTTCAGAAACGGTATACGTAAATTTTATTGCCTGAAGATTGGCGGCGGATGGCGTCAGGGTACACAAGCCTATAAGCGAAAGCACCTCGCTTTCGCTTATAGGACGGCTTCTGTCGAAATTGCGTACGCTTCGCGTTTCGGTCATCAGATCTTTTAACATATATCGTTATTCTATAACAATGACTTCATAATCGTCAAGCTTGTCAAGAACAAATGTAAGCTTTCCGCTTTCGGTACGCTTGCCGAGAATATTGCCTCCGCGAAGCGTTCTGAGTTTGAATTCTCTGCCGTCTGTTTTAATTCCGAAGCCATCAAGCGTCAGTGAAAAGCGCACATTATTGAGAGGAACCAGCTTTTCAAGAGGACGGTACATAGCTCCCGTAAGATTTACCGCATGAAGAATAAATCTGTCGGAATTTTCTTGACGGCGCAGCACCGTTTCGTAAAGGCCGGGTTCATCCGATTCCACAACCGGCTTTGCGGTATAATCGGCGAAAGCGTTTACGAGATTTGCGTAATCCGTCATATTGCGGCCGTTAACGGTTTCGGCGTAGTTGCCGCATATATAATAGGCGCAGCCGCTTCCGTATTTATGCTCGCATAAGAATGGATAATATCCGTCCTCCGGAATAATGGCGTATGTGCTCGGCATCGGATGCATGACCTTCATCAATACCTTTGTATCCGGGAGCGTATTCCATTCAAGGGTCAGAATATTTCCGGGGATTCTTGGGAAAGAAAGCGCGTCGGTTATGGGATGCGAGCCGGTGGAAATAGCATACGCGTTTCCGACGCTTGGTGAACTGACAAGCTTTGGTGTGCCGCAAAGCCCGAGAACCTCGGCAAGCTTCGGGGTGGAAGCGAAGCTTCCGTCTTCATTGTACATACCGGCATCAAAATTGGCAAGGAGCTTTCCGCCGTCGGAGACGAACTTCTTTATCGCCTCGGCTCCGTCGTCGGTAAGGCATGCGACCTCGGGCAAAATCACCGCTTCATACTTTGAAAGAGTGCCGTCGACGAGCGAAACGTCGTCGATTATGTCAAACTGCACATGC
It encodes the following:
- a CDS encoding nitroreductase family protein yields the protein MLKDLMTETRSVRNFDRSRPISESEVLSLIGLCTLTPSAANLQAIKFTYTVSEEGCTAIFPHIKWAGYFTSNKPPFSGNEPTAYILLCNDTSIRKAPYDIDTGIYAYAITLGAREIGLGSCMIGSFSKEAVSGLFGLGEGYQPLLLIALGAPKEKIQLVTAEDTEIKYYRNKDGVHCVPKRSIRELIITGEIKK